In Phosphitispora fastidiosa, the genomic stretch AACCAGGATTGTGGAAGGCGAACCGTTTACCCATCCGTTGATCCGGCAGATACTCCTGATGATAAGGGAACATTTCCCCGGAACACGTATTCAGATTACTACCAATGGAACTCTCATAGATGCGGAGACAGCCGATTTTCTGGCCGGGCTGGGGGATGTGGAGCTTTATTTATCCCTGAACAGTTCTAACCCGGCGGTGAGAAGACGCCTGATGAATGACTCCATGGCTGAACAGGCCGTGGGTTCAGCGCGCTGCCTGGCCGATGCAGGGGTGCCTTTTCACGGCAGCATTGTGGCCATGCCGCATATAATCGGGTGGGAGGATCTGGGGGAAACAGTATGCTGCCTCGCGGAATATGGCAGTGAGACTATCCGGGTTTTTTTGCCCGGATTCACTAAGAATACCCCGGAAAATCTGAAATTCAAGCCTGAAATGCATGAGGAGCTGGCAGCATATATTGCCTCGGTCAGAGCCCGGGCAGCGGTACCGGTTACCGTGGAGCCGCCTGTAATCAAAAATCTTGAAGCAGTAGTTACAGGGATTATCTCTGGTTCTCCGGCTGACAAAGCAGGCCTTTTGAGAGATGATATCCTCCTTTCTGTTGACGGAACCCGTTGTTTTTCCAGAGTACATGCCTTTAACAGGATTAGAGAGGGAGGACCTGTGAAGGTAGAAATCCAAAGAAACGGCCATACCTTTGGGGCTGATATTAAGAAGAAACAGGGCCAGGCCTCTGGAATTGTAATGGATTATGATATTGCTCCGGAAACGGCTGCTGCCGTAGAATCTATGGCAGCCAGGCATAAGCGTCTAAAACTTATGTGTTCTGTTTTGGGTGAAGCAGTTCTTGGGATGGCATTGGAGAAATCGCCCCAGAGGGGTGTTATTGATATAATTCCGGTGGATAACCTTTTTTTTGGAGGTTCGATTGCAGCCGCCGGGCTGCTAACGGTCGCAGACTTTGTCGCAGCTGCCCAGAGTGTAAGAATTGACTCCGGCAGAGATGTACTGATTGTTCCGGCTGTTGCTTTTGATGTCAGGGGTAAGGATTTGACAGGGAGAAGCTGCC encodes the following:
- a CDS encoding DUF512 domain-containing protein, whose product is MIKPPDYLIYESAFRGNILPVTSLCNVSCMFCSHRHNPPGIQIYKTGPRSLEEVAQTLQFISPEDKIVIGESVTRIVEGEPFTHPLIRQILLMIREHFPGTRIQITTNGTLIDAETADFLAGLGDVELYLSLNSSNPAVRRRLMNDSMAEQAVGSARCLADAGVPFHGSIVAMPHIIGWEDLGETVCCLAEYGSETIRVFLPGFTKNTPENLKFKPEMHEELAAYIASVRARAAVPVTVEPPVIKNLEAVVTGIISGSPADKAGLLRDDILLSVDGTRCFSRVHAFNRIREGGPVKVEIQRNGHTFGADIKKKQGQASGIVMDYDIAPETAAAVESMAARHKRLKLMCSVLGEAVLGMALEKSPQRGVIDIIPVDNLFFGGSIAAAGLLTVADFVAAAQSVRIDSGRDVLIVPAVAFDVRGKDLTGRSCLELEEKIGAKVEIL